The sequence below is a genomic window from bacterium.
CGATGGAGGAAGAAGTCCACACGCTGCGGATAGCGGTCTCGGGCGACCTACCGTCGATCGATCCCATCTTCGGGCAGAACACGCTCACGAACATGACGCTGAAGAACATCTACGCGCAGTTCCTCTTCTACGAGCCGCCTGAGGGTGAGGTGGGCGCCTTCGCCAAGGCCAACATCTCGAAGCGGATCGGCCGCGCAGTGGAGCGGATCGAGTACTCGGACGGCGGTCGAACGGTGACCATGCATATCCGGCAAGGGGTCACCTTCCCGACAACCGGTAACCCGATGACGGCAGACGACTTCCTGTGGTTCTACGAGCGAGCGTTCTGTGCCAAGGCGAGCACGATGTTCAACTCGAATTCCTACGGGGTGATGTCAACCGACCAGGTGGAGAAGATCGACGACTACACCATCCGCGTCACGCTCGAGAATCCGTCGCCGATCATCGAGAACCAGATCCGGGCGCAGGTGGCGGTGATACTCGACTCGGAGGCGATCAAGCCACACATCACCGAGGACGACCCGT
It includes:
- a CDS encoding ABC transporter substrate-binding protein, with product MERQRRTRLVVGLAVVLGLLFSACGAETETADAPATTAAAPATTAAAPETTAAAPETTSAAEPTPTTEAAMEEEVHTLRIAVSGDLPSIDPIFGQNTLTNMTLKNIYAQFLFYEPPEGEVGAFAKANISKRIGRAVERIEYSDGGRTVTMHIRQGVTFPTTGNPMTADDFLWFYERAFCAKASTMFNSNSYGVMSTDQVEKIDDYTIRVTLENPSPIIENQIRAQVAVILDSEAIKPHITEDDP